One segment of Chelonia mydas isolate rCheMyd1 chromosome 13, rCheMyd1.pri.v2, whole genome shotgun sequence DNA contains the following:
- the SNAI1 gene encoding zinc finger protein SNAI1, whose protein sequence is MPRSFLVKKHFSASKKPNYSELESQTVIVSPLLYEKCPLSLIPQPEVLSPGAYYPPLVWDTGLLSNFFTSETEYKTCAASPSPESKPLDLTSLSSEEDEGKTSDPPSPASSATEAEKFQCSQCNKSYSTFAGLSKHKQLHCDSQTRKSFSCKYCEKEYVSLGALKMHIRSHTLPCVCKICGKAFSRPWLLQGHIRTHTGEKPFSCTHCNRAFADRSNLRAHLQTHSDVKKYQCKTCSRTFSRMSLLHKHEETGCSGTR, encoded by the exons ATGCCGCGCTCCTTTCTGGTGAAGAAGCATTTCTCGGCCAGCAAGAAACCCAACTACAGCGAGTTGGAGAGTCAGACCG TGATCGTGTCGCCCCTTCTGTACGAGAAGTGCCCCCTGTCCCTCATCCCCCAGCCGGAGGTCCTGAGCCCGGGGGCCTACTACCCCCCGCTTGTGTGGGACACGGGGCTGCTCTCCAACTTCTTCACCTCGGAGACGGAATACAAGACATGCGCcgcttcccccagcccagagtccaagCCCCTAGACCTGACCTCCCTGTCCAGCGAGGAGGATGAAGGCAAGACCTCTGACCCGCCCAGCCCGGCCTCTTCTGCCACCGAGGCCGAGAAATTCCAGTGTAGTCAATGCAACAAGTCCTACTCCACCTTTGCCGGCCTTTCCAAGCACAAACAATTGCACTGTGATTCCCAGACCAGGAAATCTTTTAGCTGCAAGTACTGTGAGAAGGAGTACGTGAGCCTGGGGGCTCTCAAGATGCACATCCGAAGCCATACCCTGCCCTGCGTGTGTAAAATCTGCGGCAAGGCTTTCTCCaggccctggctgctgcagggccaCATTCGAACCCACACAG GTGAAAAGCCTTTTTCCTGTACACACTGCAATAGGGCCTTTGCTGACCGCTCTAATCTCCGAGCCCACCTGCAGACTCATTCAGATGTAAAGAAGTATCAATGCAAAACCTGCTCCCGGACTTTCTCCCGAATGTCACTACTTCACAAACATGAAGAAACGGGCTGCTCTGGAACTCGCTAA